CAATAGAAGTAATCCGCACCGTATCGGTTAGGCTTGCAAAAAAGAATCCTGCGCTGTCGGCGCTGCATCCTCTGCGCCCATCTTTTGATGCAATGGATGCGTATGGTACTCCTTTTACTGTTTTACAGTCGCAAGCCCTGCATTTTACTGGTTGGGCGTTTACTGCGCTGCTGCATGCAGCAAGGATTGCTGTAATAAGAACGGTTACATATGCTTTACTCATGCTTACGCTGTCTTGATTGTTGATATGCTGCTGAAAATATAAAAAGAGGAATGGTATATGGTATACCGATTCCCTTTTTAGCGACTAAAGATGTAGCTTATTCCGTAAAATGACGAGAAGCTTGTGCCCAAGTTATCTGATAGCTCCAGGTATCCCTTCGTTTTAAACGTGTAGCCTAGCACTAAAGCTAGGCTACCAAGCTTGTACTTTGCCATTTGCGATACAGAGAAGCCTTCGGTATAGCTGTCGGGGTAGTAGCTGAGGTTTGTCGGCTGCTTCCAGTAGTTTACCTCGGTGGATAGCTTGGCATTGGTGAAAAAATCGGATTCAATAATTTTGAAGCCTACCCCATAGCTTATCGACGTGTTCGACTTATACTCGGTGAAGGTTATGCGGTACTCCGATTGCTTTGTCTTAAACCATAGATTTTGCGAGAAGCAATCTCCCAGCATCGAAGGTCGGTATCCAAGGCTAAAGGAATACTGAATGCTGCTGCCAAGCTTAAAGGGTGGAATTGAAATTGCCAATGGCGATATCAAATTCTGCAAGCTGAGCAATCGCATTGTTCTTAGATGATCTTTTTCCCTTGAGGTCAAATCTTCAATAGAGATATTGCGATTTATTGGTTCGTTTGGGTTGAGCAACGTGTGTACGTAGCTTGCCATTCTATTTGCAAATATGGGCTGGTCTAATTCTCCCATCTTTGAAGGGATAGAGGTGGAGAAGCCAGAGGTGAACATTGGCGTTATGAGCAAAAGACGCCGTATAAATAGGTCGGGGTAGTAGTATTTTACAAAGTCGTTACGTTGTCCATTATTCTCTATGTTATGGGTGAACAGCTCTTCCTCTATATCTCTAGCAGTGGCGTAGCTACATTCTTCTCTGATGGTGTGCAGTCTTGTATAATCGGGTAAGCTGGCAGCCTTAAGCTCGCTTAAATCCTTCGCGGAAACCTTATAGCAATACGATGATAGGTATCTGTTAAATGGGGTCGGGTTGTAAAGGGCTTTTACTCCATTCTTGCGAAGCAGTCTTCGTTCGGCCTCGGCTCCTTGAAACGGAATAGAGAGATACATGTCGAATAGGATTTGAGATCCAGTATTTAACGCCTCGTTGTTCGACATATTACCGAATTCGTACATGGCAAGGCGGTTAAGAGAGCTGTAGGTGCAATTAAAAGCAAGCAAGTTTTGGAACGGCTTGCTCGAAAACAGCAGCGTTAGGCTTGGCTCATAGAGCTTCTCCTTTTCGGGCTTACCTTTTCTTTCCATTTTGGCATATGCTGCTGTATCAACAACCCGCTGTAGCCGTTGTAGCTCGTTCTGTAGGGTGCTATCTATTGCAAGTGCCTTGCTATGATTGCTGCTTTTGCGTCCTACGCTATTCCACCTCGCATCTTCGTCATCGGTTCCCTTTCTTTCATCTCGCTCTTTGGGTGTAGGCGTAGAAGTTGGCTCGTCCATTACGGCAAGCACCTCACCACGGTACTGCTGTTTCCCCTTAGTCGAGATTCGGCTCTCGCTTTTCTTTACAAGGCACGATTTTAACCAGTATTTTCCGTTGCTTTCGGTGTAGTATGCCTCTAGCAAAGCGTTTCCCTCGCGCGATAATCCTTCAGCTTCTACCTTTATATAGGTTATTGCAAGCGATTTTGTTTCAATACAGATCTCACCATGGTAGCGAATGCCTTTTTTCTTAGTCGGCATAAATTTTACGGAATAGAATCGCTTCCCATTCTTCTCTTCTATTTCCTTAATCGAAAAATTATGCAACCGTAAGCTTGCGTCGCTTAGTATCTTATCTCGAACCTTTACCTCGTCCATGTCAAACACAATCGAGGAGCTGTTGACGATGGAGTAGGCATTATTCTCCAAAGATTGGAAGGCTTGTACCCTTTTCGATGTGATTTTGTTGCTGTTTTGGGGAGAATAGCTGCCGGTTAGCTCCATCTCGGCATCGGAGAAATACTGGAGCGTGTCGTTTAGGTATAGCTTTTCTCGGACTATGCCACCTTGCGTATAGGTATCTGCTAGATAGTTGGATGAAATCTTTTTTACTGCCGATCGAATAATATAGTATGCTTTCGTTGACGAGATGGTTAGCGGTTCAAGCAGGATAGGGGTCTTTTGAAGTACTATATTCATTGTGCTTGAACCTCCAACTATTCTCTTAATTGGCTGAAATCTAAAATGTGATACGACAACTGTGTCGCCAGCCGATGCTGCTGGCAGCATCCAAAATCCATCGTTGTTGCTATAGGTTTTAGCCTGCTTTCCGCAGAGACTTATCTGGGCAAATACAATCGGATTCCCATTGAGATCCTTAACCATTCCTCGAAGAGCATCGGCGTTGCATACCCTGTAATTCAACAATAGCGTTATAATCAATAGGAGATATTTACCCATCCTTTCATTGAAATAGAGAAAGAGGACTTGTGTTGCCGAACCTCTTTCGTTTTGTTCCCTAATATAGAATTAGAAGTTGGAATTAAAATGTAGCATTGCCAACACTAAGCTGCCGCATTCGTTTTTCTGGTGCGGTGCTGCCGGTATACCTTTTTTAGGGTATAGTAAAGTACAAATGCAATTGCAGCAATTAGCATTCGTAAAAGGTGGTTCTTAGCGGGTGTGGTGCTGCTCTGGCGTTCTACAAGCTTGTTTATCTCATCCATAAACCCTTCTTTCAACGTTAGGGCTGCCTCCAAATGGTTTCCCTGGTAGAAGATTACGGTTCTGTTACCATCTTGGAGCTCTAAGAGCTGCCTTTTGTCGAAAAGGATGTCGTTGGTGCCCGCAAAAAGCAGCATGGGAATAGCTAGATTCTTTAGATCTTCGCTGTAGGTGCTACTTCCTGGAGGCAGCTTGATATTTCGTTTTGTGCTTTTGCGAATTCGCTCGACAGTATAGTTGAGATCTAGTACGAAGGAGTCTCCAGCAATAAAGCTTATGCCGTTGCGGGCATCAGAGGCTAACGCTGTGGCTATAATGGTCCCCATCGAAAAGGAAAGAATTCCAATGCTCCTGCAACAATGCATGTCCTTGAACGAGATTAGAGCCGCTTTTGCATCAACAGCAAATTGATTGTAGAAAAGCATATCTGCATCAAAACTGAAGCGGTCGCTCCCTCCAAAACCTCGGTAGTCGAACATCATAACCGGGTAACCATTGTCGGCAAGCATTAGCCCATAGCCCAGCCAGTCCTGAATGTTCCCAGCATCTCCGTAGCAGATTAAGAATCCCACCTCCTTCGGTTTAGCAGTAGGAGCGATAGCTGCGGTAAGTATGCTTACGCTATCAGGAGTTTGTATCTGCCTAAATGTTACGTTGGGGTGTGCTTTTACAATGCCCTGGATGTCAATATTACGGTTTGGCTTTAGCGAGAAGCCGCATATTGGTAGCAAGCTTACGGCTAAAGCGAGTATGGCTATTCT
This window of the uncultured Acetobacteroides sp. genome carries:
- a CDS encoding alpha/beta fold hydrolase, with the protein product MRATRIAILALAVSLLPICGFSLKPNRNIDIQGIVKAHPNVTFRQIQTPDSVSILTAAIAPTAKPKEVGFLICYGDAGNIQDWLGYGLMLADNGYPVMMFDYRGFGGSDRFSFDADMLFYNQFAVDAKAALISFKDMHCCRSIGILSFSMGTIIATALASDARNGISFIAGDSFVLDLNYTVERIRKSTKRNIKLPPGSSTYSEDLKNLAIPMLLFAGTNDILFDKRQLLELQDGNRTVIFYQGNHLEAALTLKEGFMDEINKLVERQSSTTPAKNHLLRMLIAAIAFVLYYTLKKVYRQHRTRKTNAAA
- a CDS encoding carboxypeptidase-like regulatory domain-containing protein; amino-acid sequence: MVKDLNGNPIVFAQISLCGKQAKTYSNNDGFWMLPAASAGDTVVVSHFRFQPIKRIVGGSSTMNIVLQKTPILLEPLTISSTKAYYIIRSAVKKISSNYLADTYTQGGIVREKLYLNDTLQYFSDAEMELTGSYSPQNSNKITSKRVQAFQSLENNAYSIVNSSSIVFDMDEVKVRDKILSDASLRLHNFSIKEIEEKNGKRFYSVKFMPTKKKGIRYHGEICIETKSLAITYIKVEAEGLSREGNALLEAYYTESNGKYWLKSCLVKKSESRISTKGKQQYRGEVLAVMDEPTSTPTPKERDERKGTDDEDARWNSVGRKSSNHSKALAIDSTLQNELQRLQRVVDTAAYAKMERKGKPEKEKLYEPSLTLLFSSKPFQNLLAFNCTYSSLNRLAMYEFGNMSNNEALNTGSQILFDMYLSIPFQGAEAERRLLRKNGVKALYNPTPFNRYLSSYCYKVSAKDLSELKAASLPDYTRLHTIREECSYATARDIEEELFTHNIENNGQRNDFVKYYYPDLFIRRLLLITPMFTSGFSTSIPSKMGELDQPIFANRMASYVHTLLNPNEPINRNISIEDLTSREKDHLRTMRLLSLQNLISPLAISIPPFKLGSSIQYSFSLGYRPSMLGDCFSQNLWFKTKQSEYRITFTEYKSNTSISYGVGFKIIESDFFTNAKLSTEVNYWKQPTNLSYYPDSYTEGFSVSQMAKYKLGSLALVLGYTFKTKGYLELSDNLGTSFSSFYGISYIFSR